One Setaria italica strain Yugu1 chromosome II, Setaria_italica_v2.0, whole genome shotgun sequence DNA segment encodes these proteins:
- the LOC101754932 gene encoding uncharacterized protein LOC101754932, producing MPGTDSGGVRSDLLARDLCQCCAGGKARRNTERALNVAFKRVCETAHERRRRRCERPAAALQGGDLRLQDPRRGADSKILAEGLDPRSSEEGPPPREPRLHQSSAAWLADSFSQSAGLLVWLAMSGDMDLGQEVVVEVESRDSLVTKQSSRSSRKRTKV from the exons ATGCCTGGAACGGACTCCGGCGGGGTGCGCTCTGATCTTCTGGCCCGTGACCTCTGTCAGTGCTGCGCCGGCGGAAAG GCTCGCAGAAATACAGAGAGGGCCTTAAACGTAGCGTTCAAGCGCGTATGCGAGACGGCtcacgagcggcggcggcgccgctgtgagaggccggcggcggcgttgcaggGCGGCGACCTGCGACTCCAAGATCCTCGTCGAGGTGCCGACTCCAAGATCCTCGCCGAGGGGCTGGATCCAAGATCCAGTGAGGAGGGGCCTCCTCCGCGCGAGCCTCGGCTGCACCAGTCCAGCGCCGCCTG GTTAGCCGATTCCTTTTCTCAATCTGCAGGTTTGCTGGTGTGGCTTGCTATGAGCG GTGATATGGATCTAGGACAGGAAGTTGTGGTTGAGGTTGAAAGTCGTGATAGTCTGGTAACTAAGCAGTCAAGTCGATCATCTAGGAAGAGAACTAAAGTTTGA
- the LOC101754527 gene encoding ervatamin-B codes for MASMRSSSSSMALALLPLLVAAAFFIPSLLASSASRTLDDHGLDGEALLMLGRFHGWMAAHGRSYATEEEKLRRFEVYRSNMAFIEAANRDSRMSYRLGETPFTDLTHDEFMAMYGGNNGDPTSEKEEMMMITTRAGPVHEGGGVHGGDLHQLAAVDEEEPPRRANLTALLPPSVDWRAEGVVTPVGFNAWCSSCWAFVAAATIESAKAISTGDPPPVLSEQQLVDCDTLDKGCGGGWMDRAFKWVIQNGGITSAAAYPYTDKNGTCQEGKPAEATLSSYKLLPRGDEEAIMEAVARQPVAVAFDHNDPCFQHYIDGVYDAGCSISGVYTKGACKTAQNHALALVGYGTKPDGTKYWIGKNSWSAKWGENGFVYVLRDSPPLGLCGLAVRPSFPII; via the exons ATGGCTTCCATGCGCTCGTCGTCCTCATCCATGGCTCTCGCTCTGCTGCCGCTACTGGTGGCAGCCGCATTCTTCATCCCCTCCCTGCTGGCTTCATCAGCTTCACGTACCCTCGACGACCATGGCTTGGACGGTGAGGCACTGCTGATGCTGGGGAGGTTCCATGGGTGGATGGCGGCGCACGGCCGGTCGTACGccaccgaggaggagaagctgcGCCGGTTCGAGGTGTACCGGAGCAACATGGCGTTCATCGAGGCGGCGAACCGGGACAGCCGGATGAGCTACCGCCTCGGCGAGACCCCGTTCACCGACCTCACCCACGACGAGTTCATGGCCATGTACGGTGGCAACAACGGCGACCCGACGTCGGAGAAggaggagatgatgatgatcaccACTCGCGCTGGCCCCGTCCACGAGGGTGGCGGCGTCCATGGCGGTGACCTCCACCAGCTCGCCGCCGTTGATGAAGAAGAGCCACCGCGTCGTGCAAACCTGACAGCGCTGCTGCCTCCGAGCGTCGATTGGAGGGCCGAAGGCGTCGTCACTCCAGTCGGGTTCAATGCATGGTGCT CGTCTTGCTGGGCgttcgtggcggcggcgacgatagAGAGCGCGAAGGCGATCAGCACCGGTGACCCGCCGCCGGTGCTGTCGGAGCAGCAGCTCGTGGACTGCGACACCCTCGACaagggctgcggcggcgggtggatgGACAGGGCCTTCAAGTGGGTGATCCAGAACGGCGGCatcacgtcggcggcggcgtaccCCTACACGGACAAGAACGGCACCTGCCAGGAGGGGAAGCCGGCGGAGGCGACGCTAAGCAGCTACAAGCTGCTGCcgcgcggcgacgaggaggcgatcatggaggcggtggcgcggcaGCCCGTGGCCGTGGCCTTCGACCACAACGACCCCTGCTTCCAGCACTACATCGACGGCGTGTACGACGCCGGCTGCTCCATTTCCGGCGTCTACACCAAAGGGGCGTGCAAGACAGCGCAGAACCACGCGCTGGCCCTCGTCGGGTACGGGACCAAGCCCGACGGGACCAAGTACTGGATCGGCAAGAACTCGTGGAGCGCCAAGTGGGGCGAAAACGGCTTCGTCTACGTCCTCAGGGACTCGCCGCCGTTGGGATTGTGCGGCCTCGCGGTGCGCCCCAGCTTCCCTATCATCTGA